The following proteins are co-located in the Planctomycetota bacterium genome:
- a CDS encoding CDP-alcohol phosphatidyltransferase family protein: PVGIANQLTLLRLGLSPVFVAAFILGGTAGHAAALVIACLFEITDLLDGYFARTKRETTEFGKLADPMADSIARFSVFLCFLWGGYTHLWVLAVIFYRDALVAYIRVAAARAGVVLAARFSGKMKAITQGIVILAVLVLIVATPPDDPLALEATQQKAHWLMVLVAAVTLWSGVDYLRSAMPLVRGMMRKR, from the coding sequence CCCGTGGGGATTGCGAACCAACTCACCCTGTTGCGGCTCGGCCTGAGCCCGGTGTTCGTCGCCGCGTTCATCCTCGGCGGCACGGCCGGCCACGCGGCTGCGCTCGTCATCGCCTGCCTGTTCGAGATCACGGATCTGCTGGACGGCTATTTCGCCCGCACGAAGCGGGAGACGACGGAGTTCGGCAAGCTGGCGGACCCCATGGCCGACAGCATCGCGCGTTTCTCGGTGTTCCTGTGCTTCCTGTGGGGCGGGTACACGCATCTGTGGGTGTTGGCGGTGATCTTCTACCGCGACGCCCTGGTGGCCTACATTCGCGTGGCCGCGGCGCGGGCCGGCGTGGTGCTGGCCGCGCGCTTCAGCGGCAAGATGAAGGCCATCACGCAGGGCATCGTGATCCTGGCGGTGCTCGTCCTGATCGTGGCGACGCCGCCCGACGACCCGCTGGCCCTGGAGGCGACCCAGCAGAAGGCCCACTGGCTCATGGTCCTCGTGGCCGCGGTGACGCTGTGGTCGGGGGTGGACTACCTGCGGTCGGCCATGCCCCTGGTGCGCGGCATGATGCGCAAGCGCTAG
- the mutY gene encoding A/G-specific adenine glycosylase has product MSESSLVRELPRRLLAWYSRERRDLPWRRTRDPYRIWLAEVMLQQTRVDAVIPYYRRFLSRFPTLTALAAAPLEEVLWAWAGLGYYARARNLHAAARRVVAEHGGRVPRDLEELRALPGVGRYTAGAVLSIAFDVPAPVLDGNVARVLARLLRLRGDIRAAATQRRLWRVAEQLIPSGRAGDFNQAMMELGALVCTPARPRCPRCPAARLCGAFLHGEQEELPRKARRGPVPHFDVGVGLVWRRGRVLIARRPPSGLLGGLWEFPGGKREEGEPLEETVRREVREEVGLEIGRLSPLVICQHAYSHFRVTLHAFECRAPRGRARPLACEAVRWVRPADLAAYPFPAGSRGILRRIGGGAAAAR; this is encoded by the coding sequence ATGTCTGAGTCATCTCTTGTTCGGGAACTGCCGCGCCGGCTGCTCGCGTGGTACTCGCGCGAGCGGCGCGACTTGCCCTGGCGTCGCACCCGCGACCCCTATCGCATCTGGCTGGCCGAAGTGATGCTCCAGCAGACGCGGGTGGACGCCGTGATACCCTACTACCGGCGGTTCCTGAGCCGGTTCCCCACGCTGACGGCGCTGGCGGCGGCGCCGTTGGAGGAGGTGCTCTGGGCGTGGGCCGGCCTGGGTTACTATGCCCGTGCGCGCAACCTGCACGCCGCGGCTCGCCGCGTGGTTGCCGAGCACGGCGGGCGCGTGCCCAGGGACCTCGAGGAGTTGCGCGCTCTTCCCGGCGTCGGGCGTTACACGGCCGGCGCCGTTCTGAGCATCGCCTTCGACGTGCCCGCTCCCGTGCTCGATGGGAACGTGGCGCGCGTCCTGGCCCGCCTGCTCCGCCTTCGGGGCGACATCCGGGCGGCGGCGACGCAGCGGCGCCTCTGGCGAGTGGCCGAGCAACTCATTCCCAGCGGCCGTGCAGGGGACTTCAATCAGGCGATGATGGAACTGGGGGCGCTCGTGTGCACGCCTGCCCGCCCCCGATGCCCGCGGTGCCCCGCCGCGAGGCTTTGCGGCGCGTTCCTGCACGGGGAACAGGAGGAGTTGCCCAGGAAGGCCAGGCGGGGGCCTGTGCCGCATTTCGACGTGGGGGTGGGCCTCGTGTGGCGGCGGGGCAGGGTCCTGATCGCCCGCCGGCCGCCCAGCGGGCTGCTCGGCGGGCTGTGGGAGTTTCCCGGCGGCAAGCGCGAGGAGGGCGAACCCCTCGAGGAGACCGTGCGCCGCGAGGTCCGAGAGGAAGTGGGTCTCGAGATTGGCCGCCTGTCGCCGCTTGTTATCTGCCAGCACGCCTACAGCCACTTCCGCGTGACCCTGCACGCCTTCGAGTGCCGGGCCCCTCGGGGGCGCGCGCGCCCGCTCGCATGCGAGGCGGTCCGCTGGGTGAGGCCGGCCGATCTCGCGGCGTATCCTTTTCCGGCCGGCAGCCGGGGAATCCTCCGCCGCATCGGCGGGGGCGCCGCTGCCGCCCGATGA
- a CDS encoding metallophosphoesterase family protein, producing the protein MADRVAIISDIHANREALEAVLADAEAQGSNEVVCLGDVVGYGIDAEACIDLVQRTCSLCLCGNHDWAVLNTAFGFNQMARQAIDLTRDRLSPARWPWPSRKRRWAFLKSLPETHQRNGRLLVHGSPRDPVTEYIFPEDVEVDPGKMEEIFAKFERTCFVGHTHLPGVFTEDMAFFSPAEIGGRFDLARGKAVVNVGSVGQPRDGDLRACYVQVEDGQVFYRRVQYDVRKMMEKIRASHLDALCAERLALGR; encoded by the coding sequence ATGGCAGACAGGGTCGCGATCATCTCCGACATCCACGCGAACCGCGAGGCCCTCGAGGCTGTGCTGGCCGATGCGGAGGCGCAGGGCTCGAACGAGGTTGTGTGCCTCGGCGACGTGGTGGGCTACGGGATCGATGCCGAAGCGTGCATTGACCTGGTTCAGCGCACGTGTTCCTTGTGCCTGTGCGGGAACCACGACTGGGCCGTGCTCAACACGGCCTTCGGGTTCAACCAGATGGCGCGGCAGGCGATTGACCTCACGCGGGACCGCCTGTCGCCCGCGCGCTGGCCGTGGCCGTCGCGCAAGCGCAGATGGGCCTTCTTGAAGAGCCTGCCGGAGACCCATCAACGCAATGGCAGGCTGCTCGTGCATGGCTCGCCCCGCGACCCGGTGACGGAGTACATCTTCCCCGAGGACGTGGAGGTGGATCCGGGGAAGATGGAGGAAATCTTCGCGAAGTTCGAGCGAACCTGCTTCGTGGGGCACACCCACCTTCCGGGGGTGTTCACGGAGGATATGGCGTTCTTCTCTCCCGCCGAGATAGGGGGCCGGTTCGACCTGGCGCGAGGGAAAGCGGTGGTGAACGTCGGCTCCGTGGGCCAGCCGCGCGATGGCGACCTGCGCGCGTGCTACGTGCAGGTCGAGGACGGCCAGGTGTTCTACCGCCGCGTGCAGTACGATGTTCGGAAGATGATGGAGAAGATTCGAGCCAGCCACCTCGATGCTCTCTGTGCGGAGCGTCTGGCCCTGGGCAGATGA
- a CDS encoding RnfABCDGE type electron transport complex subunit B, which translates to MSALVILSVSLLAVLGIGFGAGLAVAARRFRVEMDPRVEEVLAVLPGANCGSCGYAGCAGYAAAVVKGEAPPNACTPGGPKCARLIGAILGVSVDEVEKRRAVVHCQGGWGVAAQQFDYAGVRDCAAAALLQGGPKACKFGCVGLGNCSRACPFGAIQMSAAGLPVISEAKCTACGVCVKACPVGIISILPSQHRVFLGCSNPAAKGPAMKAMCGRGCIKCRLCVKVTESGAVSWGESLPKIDFAKWTDPDAAVTKCPMSTFVDQRGMTAAASVGNA; encoded by the coding sequence ATGTCAGCGCTGGTGATCCTGTCTGTGTCGCTTCTGGCCGTTCTGGGGATTGGCTTCGGCGCGGGGCTGGCGGTGGCCGCCAGGCGCTTCCGTGTGGAGATGGACCCGCGCGTGGAGGAGGTGCTCGCGGTGTTGCCCGGCGCGAATTGCGGCTCGTGCGGCTACGCCGGGTGCGCCGGCTATGCGGCGGCCGTGGTGAAGGGCGAGGCCCCGCCCAACGCGTGCACGCCGGGCGGCCCCAAGTGCGCCAGGCTCATCGGCGCCATCCTGGGCGTCTCCGTGGACGAGGTCGAGAAGCGGCGTGCAGTCGTCCACTGCCAGGGGGGCTGGGGGGTGGCGGCCCAGCAGTTCGACTACGCCGGCGTGCGCGACTGCGCCGCGGCGGCCCTGCTCCAGGGCGGGCCGAAAGCCTGCAAGTTCGGCTGTGTGGGGCTGGGGAACTGCTCGCGCGCCTGCCCGTTCGGCGCGATCCAGATGAGCGCGGCGGGCCTGCCCGTCATCTCCGAAGCCAAGTGCACCGCCTGCGGCGTCTGCGTGAAGGCCTGCCCGGTCGGGATCATCAGCATCCTGCCCAGCCAGCACCGCGTCTTCCTGGGCTGCTCGAACCCCGCGGCCAAGGGGCCGGCCATGAAGGCCATGTGCGGGCGGGGCTGCATCAAGTGCCGGCTCTGCGTGAAGGTGACGGAGTCGGGGGCGGTGAGCTGGGGAGAGAGCCTGCCCAAGATAGACTTCGCGAAGTGGACCGACCCTGACGCCGCCGTGACCAAGTGCCCCATGAGCACGTTCGTGGACCAGCGGGGGATGACGGCAGCCGCGAGCGTGGGGAACGCGTGA
- the groL gene encoding chaperonin GroEL (60 kDa chaperone family; promotes refolding of misfolded polypeptides especially under stressful conditions; forms two stacked rings of heptamers to form a barrel-shaped 14mer; ends can be capped by GroES; misfolded proteins enter the barrel where they are refolded when GroES binds), producing the protein MAKLLAFEDDARASLRAGVEKLARAVKSTLGPRGRNALLDKGWGSPKVTRDGATVAEEIDLADRFENLAARLLREAATKTHDDAGDGTTTSTVLAEALFLAGLKMVIAGHSAIHVVRGLNRGVEAVLDKLAKMSRPIQDSEIAGMATLAANQDAEIGKTIAEAIRKVGKDGVITIEEGKGLETVVDVVQGMQFDRGFLSPHFVTDPEAMTCELEDAYILIHEEKISNARELVPLLEKVAETKRPLLVIAEEVEGEALATLVVNKLRGILPCAAVKAPAYGDRRKAMLEDIAILTGGKAIFKEFGLKLDTVSLHDLGRAKKVILDQDNTTIVEGAGDPAGISGRCKQIRKELEATTSDYDREKLQERLAKLAGGVAEIRVAAATESEMKEKKARFESAHSATRAAIEEGILPGGGVALVRAAKALDALQVPAEERVGVQVLRDALSAPLKQIAKNAGFEGAVILRKMLNEKDTVGFDVVAEKHCDLIEAGIIDPAKVTKAALKNGASAATMLLMSDCLVVMEVEKETDEHGHAHPHGD; encoded by the coding sequence ATGGCCAAGTTGCTTGCGTTCGAGGATGACGCGCGAGCGTCGCTGCGCGCCGGGGTGGAGAAGCTGGCCCGCGCCGTGAAGAGCACGCTAGGGCCGCGGGGGCGGAATGCGCTGCTGGACAAAGGCTGGGGCAGCCCCAAGGTGACGCGCGACGGCGCCACCGTGGCCGAAGAGATCGATCTGGCGGACCGCTTCGAGAACCTCGCCGCGCGCCTCCTGCGCGAGGCCGCCACCAAGACCCACGACGATGCCGGCGACGGCACCACCACCTCCACGGTCCTCGCCGAGGCCCTCTTCCTGGCCGGCCTCAAGATGGTCATCGCCGGCCACTCGGCCATTCACGTGGTGCGCGGGCTCAACAGGGGCGTCGAGGCCGTGCTCGACAAGCTGGCGAAGATGAGCCGGCCCATCCAGGACTCCGAGATCGCCGGCATGGCGACCCTCGCGGCTAACCAGGACGCCGAGATCGGCAAGACCATTGCCGAGGCGATCCGCAAGGTGGGCAAGGACGGCGTCATCACCATCGAGGAGGGGAAGGGCCTCGAGACGGTCGTGGACGTTGTCCAGGGCATGCAGTTCGACCGCGGCTTCCTCTCCCCGCATTTCGTTACCGACCCCGAGGCGATGACGTGCGAGCTGGAGGACGCCTATATCCTCATTCACGAGGAGAAGATCAGCAACGCGCGTGAGCTGGTGCCGCTGCTCGAAAAGGTCGCGGAAACCAAGCGGCCGCTCCTGGTCATCGCCGAGGAGGTCGAGGGCGAGGCCCTCGCCACCCTGGTCGTCAACAAGCTGCGCGGCATCCTCCCGTGCGCCGCCGTGAAAGCCCCCGCCTACGGCGACCGGCGCAAGGCCATGCTGGAAGACATCGCCATCCTCACCGGCGGCAAGGCGATCTTCAAGGAGTTCGGCCTGAAGCTCGACACCGTGAGCCTCCACGACCTGGGGCGGGCCAAGAAGGTCATTCTGGACCAGGATAACACGACGATCGTCGAAGGGGCCGGCGACCCCGCCGGCATCAGCGGGCGCTGCAAGCAGATTCGCAAGGAACTCGAGGCGACCACCTCCGACTACGACCGCGAGAAGCTCCAGGAGCGGCTGGCCAAGCTCGCCGGCGGCGTGGCCGAGATCCGCGTCGCCGCGGCCACCGAGAGCGAGATGAAAGAGAAGAAGGCCCGGTTCGAGAGCGCCCACAGCGCCACCCGCGCCGCCATCGAAGAGGGGATCCTCCCGGGCGGCGGCGTGGCGCTCGTGCGGGCCGCGAAGGCGCTCGACGCCCTCCAGGTGCCTGCGGAAGAGCGGGTCGGCGTGCAGGTGCTCCGCGATGCCCTCTCCGCGCCCCTCAAGCAGATCGCCAAGAACGCCGGCTTCGAGGGCGCCGTCATCCTGCGCAAGATGCTCAACGAGAAGGACACCGTCGGCTTCGACGTGGTCGCCGAGAAACACTGCGACCTCATCGAGGCCGGCATCATTGACCCCGCCAAGGTCACCAAGGCCGCCCTCAAGAACGGGGCCAGCGCCGCCACCATGCTCCTCATGAGCGACTGCCTCGTCGTCATGGAGGTGGAGAAGGAGACTGACGAACACGGGCACGCCCACCCGCACGGCGACTGA
- the groL gene encoding chaperonin GroEL (60 kDa chaperone family; promotes refolding of misfolded polypeptides especially under stressful conditions; forms two stacked rings of heptamers to form a barrel-shaped 14mer; ends can be capped by GroES; misfolded proteins enter the barrel where they are refolded when GroES binds), with product MPKQILYDADARMKVLDGIRKLTRAVAVTLGPTGRNVLLQKSYGGPTVTKDGVTVAKEVELEDPFENMGAKMVREVASKTSDVAGDGTTTATVLAEAIYGEGLKAVMAGGDALAIRRGIERATEATIEEIGRLARPVKSKDEVAQVAAISANNDRFIGGLIADAVERVGKDGVVTVEEGKTVETGLEFLEGLQFDRGYLSPYFVTSPQTMEAVLEDCLVLLHEKKLSNLRDMLPLLEAVAQSGKPLFVVAEDVEGEALAALVINRLRGLLPCVAVKAPGFGNRRKALLEDMAILTGARLISEDLGVKLENVQLSDLGKAQKVTVTKDRATIIGGGGSTAEVKKRIAQIRYQIETTTSDYDREKLEERLAKLSGGVAIVKAGGATEAEVKERKARIEDALHATRAAIEEGIVPGGGVALLRAQAAVEKAKAKLRGDEKLGAGIVARAIEMPLRLIASNSGADGAVVAAELKEQKPNIGFDGNSQEYVDMFDAGIIDPAKVARCALQNAASIAAVMLTTETLVTDFDDKKEKAPVEGSVH from the coding sequence ATGCCAAAGCAGATTCTATACGATGCAGATGCCCGCATGAAGGTGCTCGACGGGATTCGGAAGCTCACGCGCGCGGTGGCTGTCACCCTCGGCCCCACCGGGCGCAACGTGCTGCTCCAGAAGTCCTACGGCGGCCCCACGGTCACCAAGGACGGCGTGACCGTGGCCAAGGAAGTCGAGCTTGAGGACCCCTTCGAAAACATGGGCGCCAAGATGGTGCGCGAGGTGGCCTCGAAGACCAGCGACGTGGCGGGCGACGGCACCACCACGGCCACCGTGCTGGCAGAGGCCATCTACGGCGAGGGCCTCAAGGCGGTCATGGCCGGCGGCGACGCCCTGGCCATCCGCCGCGGCATCGAGCGGGCCACCGAGGCCACCATCGAGGAGATCGGCCGCCTGGCACGGCCCGTGAAGTCCAAGGACGAGGTCGCCCAGGTGGCGGCCATCTCCGCCAACAACGACCGCTTCATCGGCGGCCTCATCGCCGATGCCGTCGAGCGGGTCGGCAAGGACGGCGTCGTGACGGTGGAAGAGGGGAAGACAGTGGAGACGGGCCTCGAGTTCCTCGAAGGCCTCCAGTTCGACCGCGGCTACCTGAGCCCCTACTTCGTCACGAGCCCGCAGACGATGGAGGCCGTGCTCGAAGACTGCCTGGTGCTCCTCCATGAGAAGAAGCTCTCGAACCTGCGCGACATGCTGCCCCTGCTGGAGGCCGTGGCGCAGTCCGGCAAGCCGCTGTTTGTGGTGGCCGAGGACGTCGAGGGCGAGGCCCTGGCGGCCCTGGTCATCAACCGGCTGCGCGGCCTGCTCCCCTGCGTGGCCGTCAAGGCCCCCGGCTTCGGCAACCGCAGAAAGGCCCTCCTCGAAGACATGGCCATCCTCACCGGCGCCAGGCTCATCTCGGAGGACCTGGGCGTCAAGCTCGAAAACGTCCAACTCAGCGACTTGGGCAAGGCGCAGAAGGTCACCGTGACCAAGGACCGGGCCACAATCATCGGCGGCGGCGGCTCCACGGCCGAGGTGAAGAAGCGCATCGCCCAGATCCGGTACCAGATCGAGACGACCACCTCGGACTACGACCGCGAGAAGCTCGAGGAGCGTCTCGCCAAGCTGTCGGGCGGCGTGGCGATCGTCAAGGCCGGCGGCGCCACCGAGGCCGAGGTCAAGGAGCGCAAGGCCCGCATCGAGGACGCCTTGCACGCGACCCGGGCCGCCATCGAGGAGGGCATCGTGCCGGGCGGCGGCGTGGCCCTGCTGCGCGCCCAGGCGGCCGTCGAGAAGGCCAAGGCGAAGCTGCGAGGAGACGAGAAGCTCGGAGCCGGCATCGTCGCACGGGCCATCGAGATGCCGCTGCGCCTCATCGCGTCGAACAGCGGCGCCGACGGGGCCGTGGTGGCCGCCGAACTCAAGGAGCAGAAGCCGAACATCGGGTTCGACGGCAACTCGCAGGAATACGTCGACATGTTCGACGCGGGGATCATTGACCCCGCCAAGGTGGCTCGCTGCGCCCTCCAGAACGCCGCGAGCATCGCCGCGGTCATGCTGACCACGGAGACCCTGGTGACCGACTTCGACGACAAGAAGGAGAAGGCACCCGTCGAGGGAAGCGTCCACTGA
- a CDS encoding HEAT repeat domain-containing protein produces the protein MQPPRRPLRLAVLLGLMLAPSALRAGAADEALEAQIGVLQDQARPDSQRATARRLIASSVARGDNPAVLDRVIKLGNEATANRVRFDVAFILAQTSAGKSVVPPNRVAEVTALLQKWYEAADSDASVRLWSAVGLANTQDPKVLDYLKEKALKPDGDVVLRVAVARALAGWRGEVLEKQIAPLLLEWLSAKDPEIVIAGCDALRLTELDTEGVIEPLLALARDSADERIWRAAATTLGRLGGSAIFIKGGADDAERKAKLQAWENAWRVRKKRAVRAEKEG, from the coding sequence ATGCAACCGCCGCGTAGGCCGCTGAGACTGGCTGTTCTGCTGGGCCTGATGCTGGCACCCTCCGCGCTGAGGGCGGGCGCCGCCGACGAGGCCCTGGAAGCGCAGATCGGCGTGCTCCAGGACCAGGCGCGCCCCGACTCCCAGCGCGCGACCGCGCGAAGGCTGATCGCTTCGAGCGTCGCGCGCGGCGACAACCCCGCCGTGCTCGACCGGGTGATCAAGCTCGGCAACGAGGCCACCGCCAACCGCGTGCGGTTCGACGTAGCCTTCATCCTGGCCCAGACCAGCGCCGGCAAGAGCGTGGTGCCCCCGAACCGCGTTGCCGAAGTCACTGCGCTGCTCCAGAAATGGTACGAGGCTGCCGACTCCGATGCCTCGGTGCGCCTGTGGTCGGCCGTCGGACTGGCCAACACCCAGGACCCCAAGGTGCTCGACTATCTCAAAGAGAAGGCCCTGAAGCCCGACGGCGACGTCGTCCTGCGCGTGGCCGTGGCGCGAGCCCTGGCCGGCTGGCGGGGCGAAGTCCTCGAGAAGCAGATCGCGCCCCTGCTCCTCGAGTGGCTGTCGGCGAAGGACCCCGAGATCGTGATCGCCGGCTGTGACGCGCTGCGCCTCACCGAACTCGATACCGAGGGGGTCATCGAGCCCCTCCTCGCGCTGGCCCGGGACTCGGCCGACGAGCGCATCTGGCGTGCTGCGGCCACCACCCTCGGCCGACTCGGCGGCAGTGCGATCTTCATCAAGGGCGGGGCCGATGACGCCGAACGGAAGGCCAAACTCCAGGCCTGGGAAAACGCCTGGCGCGTTCGGAAGAAGCGTGCCGTTCGAGCCGAGAAGGAGGGATGA
- the dnaJ gene encoding molecular chaperone DnaJ, producing MAKRDYYEVLGVSQEASADEIRRSFKKLALKNHPDRNPDNRKEAEERFKEIAEAYEVLSDPEKRRRYDQYGPDGLKGTGFQHFSSVEDVFGSNLFAGIFEELGLFGLGGGGGRRRRGYDVEHELHLSLRDACFGVTRTIEITRREPCAACGGSGAQPGSGPRTCPTCRGRGQVEQRAGFFAVRTLCPSCRGGGQVIDKPCGDCSGAGRTPRRVAIEVRIPQGIEDGVRLRVPGQGELGNDSLERGDLYCYVHVQPDEFFKRQGDDLICRVPITYSQAALGAEVDVPTIEGRLAKLRVPPGTQSGEVLTLPRLGVPRLNGRGRGDEHVIVQIEVPKKVTERQAELLRQLAELEDRNVTPGRKSFFGKLKDFFTEE from the coding sequence ATGGCCAAGCGCGACTACTACGAGGTGCTGGGAGTCAGCCAGGAGGCCTCGGCGGACGAAATCCGGCGCAGCTTCAAGAAGCTGGCACTGAAGAACCACCCGGACCGCAACCCCGACAACCGGAAGGAGGCCGAGGAACGGTTCAAGGAGATTGCGGAAGCCTACGAGGTGCTGAGCGACCCTGAGAAGCGGCGGCGCTACGACCAGTACGGCCCCGACGGCCTCAAGGGCACCGGGTTCCAGCACTTCAGCAGCGTCGAGGATGTCTTCGGGTCCAACCTGTTCGCCGGCATCTTCGAGGAACTCGGCCTCTTCGGCCTCGGCGGCGGCGGTGGCAGGCGGCGGCGAGGGTACGACGTCGAGCACGAGCTGCACCTGAGTCTGCGGGATGCGTGCTTCGGCGTCACCCGCACCATCGAGATCACGCGGCGCGAGCCGTGCGCCGCCTGCGGCGGCAGCGGAGCGCAGCCGGGGTCAGGCCCTCGCACGTGTCCCACGTGCCGGGGCCGGGGCCAGGTGGAGCAGCGCGCCGGCTTCTTCGCCGTGCGCACCCTGTGCCCCTCGTGCCGGGGCGGCGGGCAGGTGATTGACAAGCCATGCGGCGATTGCTCCGGCGCCGGCAGAACCCCGCGCCGGGTGGCCATCGAAGTCCGCATCCCGCAGGGCATCGAGGACGGGGTGCGCCTGCGCGTGCCCGGCCAGGGCGAGCTGGGCAACGACTCCCTGGAGCGGGGCGACCTGTACTGCTACGTGCACGTGCAGCCCGACGAGTTCTTCAAGCGCCAGGGCGACGACCTGATCTGCCGGGTCCCGATCACCTACAGCCAGGCGGCCCTGGGCGCCGAGGTGGACGTGCCGACGATCGAGGGACGGCTGGCCAAGCTGCGGGTGCCGCCCGGCACCCAGAGCGGCGAGGTGCTCACCCTGCCCCGCCTCGGGGTGCCGCGGCTCAATGGCCGGGGACGCGGCGACGAGCACGTGATCGTGCAGATCGAAGTGCCCAAGAAAGTCACCGAGCGCCAGGCGGAGCTCCTCCGGCAGCTCGCCGAGCTGGAAGACAGGAACGTGACGCCCGGACGAAAGAGCTTCTTCGGGAAGCTCAAGGATTTCTTCACCGAGGAATGA
- a CDS encoding nucleotide exchange factor GrpE, with protein sequence MSQEPDIPEKPEPDTESSEHAEEEVPTEEQEPVAGDTQASDLATVEVLAEEINELRSRAAERDDFLDKLQRTKADFINYQKRQERERGRVADEARRRFALRILPVVDDLELALNTPGAAKESGVLLRGVELIHSKLLAALREEGVTPFESLAKPYDPAYHEAIAQVERQGVADQTIVEVVRKGYLIEDRLLRPARVVVAKSAPSAAQGTN encoded by the coding sequence ATGTCACAAGAGCCCGACATCCCCGAGAAGCCTGAGCCCGACACCGAGAGTTCCGAGCACGCCGAGGAAGAGGTGCCGACCGAGGAACAGGAACCCGTCGCCGGCGACACGCAGGCGAGCGACCTGGCCACCGTGGAGGTGCTGGCCGAGGAGATCAACGAGCTGCGCTCCCGGGCCGCTGAGCGCGACGATTTCCTCGACAAGCTCCAGCGCACCAAGGCCGACTTCATCAACTACCAGAAGCGCCAGGAGCGCGAGCGGGGGCGCGTGGCCGACGAGGCGCGACGCCGCTTCGCCCTCCGCATCCTGCCCGTGGTGGACGACCTGGAGCTGGCGCTCAACACCCCCGGCGCCGCGAAGGAGAGCGGCGTGCTTCTGCGGGGCGTCGAGCTCATCCACAGCAAGCTCCTCGCCGCGCTCCGCGAAGAGGGCGTGACGCCTTTCGAATCCCTGGCCAAGCCCTACGACCCCGCCTACCACGAGGCGATCGCCCAGGTGGAGAGGCAGGGCGTGGCCGACCAGACCATCGTGGAGGTCGTGCGCAAGGGATACCTGATCGAGGACCGCCTGCTGCGGCCCGCGCGAGTCGTCGTGGCCAAGAGTGCGCCATCGGCCGCGCAGGGCACCAACTAG
- a CDS encoding zinc ribbon domain-containing protein has translation MPTYEYECQACGASFERFQSITEEPIRRCPKCRRAKARRLISAGGGLLFKGSGFYITDYRSSEYQAKAKAETSSSAGASKDTASAKDSSTKPGAEKHADKGGK, from the coding sequence ATGCCGACCTACGAGTATGAATGCCAGGCGTGTGGGGCCAGCTTCGAGCGCTTCCAGAGCATCACCGAAGAGCCGATCCGCCGTTGCCCGAAGTGCAGGCGAGCCAAGGCGCGGCGCCTGATCAGCGCCGGAGGGGGCCTCCTGTTCAAAGGATCGGGCTTCTACATCACCGACTACCGAAGCTCCGAATACCAGGCCAAAGCCAAGGCCGAGACCAGCTCCTCCGCCGGCGCGTCGAAGGACACGGCGTCCGCCAAGGACAGCTCCACCAAGCCGGGGGCAGAGAAGCATGCCGACAAGGGAGGAAAATAG
- the yacG gene encoding DNA gyrase inhibitor YacG, with amino-acid sequence MPTREENSPPPPPPPGAPAGTCPICRKPAAQSLPHFPFCSKRCKLLDLGRWLGGQYRLEEPISEGDWQAHSWDPPDEDSLAEGTP; translated from the coding sequence ATGCCGACAAGGGAGGAAAATAGCCCGCCCCCGCCCCCGCCCCCAGGCGCGCCCGCGGGGACCTGCCCCATCTGCCGTAAGCCGGCGGCCCAGAGCCTGCCCCATTTCCCTTTCTGTTCCAAACGGTGTAAGCTGTTAGACCTGGGCCGTTGGCTCGGGGGCCAGTACCGCCTCGAGGAACCCATCAGCGAGGGGGACTGGCAGGCCCACTCCTGGGACCCGCCCGACGAGGACTCTCTAGCCGAGGGCACGCCATGA